One stretch of Pedobacter riviphilus DNA includes these proteins:
- a CDS encoding SET domain-containing protein-lysine N-methyltransferase, with protein MLFNRNIYQPLCIEVKESLVHGRGVFAKNKILKGSLIEQAPVVFLSHNEKEALRFTKLFHYYFLLGEVEKQAAFCFGYASFYNHSPQANAFYTFSKKKNTINIYAYQTIEAGDEVTINYNGKPADKNEVYFPNPDE; from the coding sequence ATGCTGTTCAATAGAAACATTTATCAACCGTTGTGTATTGAAGTAAAAGAAAGTCTCGTACATGGGCGTGGCGTATTTGCAAAAAACAAGATCCTAAAAGGGAGCCTTATAGAGCAGGCTCCCGTTGTTTTCTTATCGCATAATGAAAAAGAAGCGTTACGGTTTACCAAGCTTTTTCATTATTATTTTTTATTGGGCGAAGTTGAAAAACAGGCAGCTTTTTGTTTCGGCTACGCCTCGTTTTACAATCACTCGCCCCAAGCAAATGCCTTTTACACGTTTTCTAAGAAAAAAAATACCATTAATATTTATGCTTACCAAACCATTGAAGCTGGCGATGAAGTAACCATTAACTATAATGGCAAACCAGCAGATAAGAATGAGGTTTATTTCCCAAATCCGGATGAATAA
- a CDS encoding SET domain-containing protein-lysine N-methyltransferase — translation MTKQLYLKTIKGKGRGVFCNTAIREGEVIEVCPVIIIPAKEFAALNATALMDYSFYFNKEENTLSLTMGFGSMYNHKQYPNAVYILDRRKKQMVFTAHEQIDAHTEICINYGGEYGRDYTKWFIDRHIVPV, via the coding sequence ATGACGAAACAATTATACTTAAAAACGATAAAGGGAAAGGGCAGGGGTGTTTTTTGTAACACAGCTATTCGCGAAGGAGAAGTGATAGAAGTTTGCCCTGTCATTATTATCCCTGCTAAAGAATTTGCTGCATTAAACGCTACAGCTCTGATGGATTATAGCTTTTATTTTAATAAAGAAGAAAATACATTGTCGTTAACCATGGGTTTTGGCTCCATGTATAACCACAAACAATATCCTAATGCTGTTTATATACTTGATAGACGGAAAAAACAGATGGTATTTACGGCTCACGAGCAGATAGATGCACATACAGAAATATGCATCAACTATGGAGGCGAGTACGGCAGAGATTACACTAAATGGTTTATAGACAGACATATAGTTCCGGTTTGA